Below is a window of Nitrospira sp. DNA.
CGGCTTACACACCGTGGGGAACTCCGTGACAGCTCGAGCACAAGCAACCATACGCCGATCGTAATGCAGACATCGGCCACGTTGAAAATGCCGGTGCGGACGCTGCCGATGCCGACATTCATGAAGTCAATGACGCGTCCATCGTGGAGCAGGCGATCCAAAAGATTGCCTATGCCTCCGCTGAGCACGAGGCTCCAAGCAGTGACGGAGAACGGCGACATCTGCTTGGCGCCGAAGAGCACGATTGCCATTCCGACAAGACACAGCGCAGGGAACACTTGGAAGAGAATGACTCGTAGCCCCTCGGAAAACCCGCTGCCGAGACTCAAGAAGGCCCCCTTGTTCTGGGCATACTCCAGGCGAACAGTATCGTGGAGCCATGATCGAGGGGACTCGAGGGCTAAGTATTGCTGAGCGACATCTTTGGTGAGTTGGTCGCAACCGACGCAGCCAACGAGCAGTAGAAGAATCAACAGGTCTCGTTTGAACCGCACAGTTGAGAGCCTGACGTTCATCCTAAGTTTCAAGGAAGTGGCTCAGCCATTTCTTCTCCAGCGCTCGTTCCCCTCTACTGCCGACCGTTCGAGCGAGCATCAAGACGACTCGACCTTGCGGGGACGGCCGACAGGCAATTTTCCCTTTCTCTTCTTGAACCGTTTCCCTTTTTCCAGCGTCTTGAGCGCGGATTGGATCGCCGTCTCGACGACGCCGGTGAGCGTCAGCTTGGGGCTCCAGTAGACGACGGTTCGCAACCGCTCGACCATGTCGGCAGAAAGAGACAGCGTGACCCTTTCCTTTCGCTTCGTGGTCTGCCGTTTCTGTTTCATGTGATCATCTCCTTCACAACGTGGCTGATGCCCGCATTCGCTGTTTA
It encodes the following:
- the lspA gene encoding signal peptidase II, with protein sequence MNVRLSTVRFKRDLLILLLLVGCVGCDQLTKDVAQQYLALESPRSWLHDTVRLEYAQNKGAFLSLGSGFSEGLRVILFQVFPALCLVGMAIVLFGAKQMSPFSVTAWSLVLSGGIGNLLDRLLHDGRVIDFMNVGIGSVRTGIFNVADVCITIGVWLLVLELSRSSPRCVSR